GGGCCTCGGCGTGGCCCCGCCTCCGCGCGCCGGTCCCGCCCCTTGCGCAGAGTCGATAGCCTCGGATTGGTCACCGGGGCTTCCGGTACCCTGGTGGGCGGGGCCGCTGCCCACCTGTAGGCGCTTCGCAAAGCTGAGCTTGCGTAGCGGAGCACGCCGACAAGCATGCGGGAGGACGAAGGGGTCGTGGGTGGGTCAGCCGGTGGCCTCGCCTCCGTAGGGTCGCCGATAGTGGAGGCCGGCCCGAAGGCGGAGGCGGCGAAGCTGCTGCCTTTCCTGGCGCTCGGGGCGCGGGTTGACCTGCAGGCGGCGGCGGCGCAGCATGTGCTGGCGCTGACCGGCTCGGGGCCCGGCCGCACGCTGCTGGCCGGCCAGGCGGCACTGCTGCGGGCTCTGGTCGAGCTGGCGGTGGCCCCTCCTCCCGCCCCGGCCCGAGACGCCGCTCGCGCGCTAGTCAATTTGGCCGCCGACCCTGGCCTGCACGAGCCGCTGCTGGCGGCCGAGCCCGGACTACCTGCCCGCCTGCTGGGCTGCGCTTTGGACCCACAGTGGCCCTGGGCCGAGGAGGCGGCCGCCGTGCTGGCTAACCTCAGCCGCGAGCCGGTGCCATGTACTGCGCTGATGGCGGCGCTGGCGGCCGCTGAGCCCGGGGAGTCGGGCCTGGAGCGGCTGGTGCTCGCGCTGTGCACTCCCGGCTACAACGCCCGCGCGCCCCTGCACTACTTGGGGCCGATGCTCTCCAACCTCAGCCAGCGTCCTGCGACGCGCGCTTTCCTGCTGAACCACGACAGGTGAAGCCCAGGGCGCTCGCGGGGAGGGCGTGGAAATGAGCAGGGACGGCACTGAGTGGTTTTTCCCTCCAGGTGCGTGGTCCAGCGGCTGCTGCCCCTTACCCAATACCCGGACTCCTCGGTGCGCAGGGGCGGGGTGGTGGGGACACTGCGAAACTGCTGCTTCGAGCACCGTGAGTGGTAGTGAGGAAGTTGCCGTGTCGGGGAGTGGGAGGAATAGACTGGACCCTGGGGCCCCTCTGGACTGGCCTCCATTCCTGTTTCTCCCCAGGACACCATGAGTGGTTGCTTGGGCCTGAGGTGGACATTCTCCCCTACTTGCTACTGCCCCTGGCTGGGCCTGAGGACTTCTCCGAGGAGGAGATGGAGCGTGAGTGGCTTGGGTCGAGCCTCAGGGTTGGTCTGGCAGGAGGGGAAGCCAGTGGGGGAAAGGCAGAAGGAAGTGTCCAGATCAGGGCCTCTTCTGAAACCTTCTAGCAGGGAGTTGCTGAACACAGATGGGCCTTACAATGGCAGGGTCTTGCCTAGCAGACCAGGGGCCAGCATAGGGACCCAGTGAATTCACTCCTAGGGCTGCCCGTTGACCTGCAATATCTGCCACAAGACAAGCAGCGAGATCCTGATGCCGACATCCGCAAGATGCTCATTGAGGCCATCATGCTGGTGAGCCGGAGTGCTGCTACATTAATGTCACCCCCCCACACTTACATATTAGCACACTGATGTCTGGATAATCTCTGCCCTCTCCCAGCTGACGGCCACGGCACCTGGTCGGAAGCAGGTGAGGGACCAGGGAGCCTACTTGATCCTGCGCGAGCTGCACAACTGGGAGCCAGAGCCCGACGTGCGGGTGACTTGTGAGAAACTCATCCAGGTGGGTGCAGGGTTGGGGGAGTGGTGGATGTCCACAGTGTGCCAGCCAGCTGCTCACCTGCTTCCCCTGCCTGCCCTGCTGGCAGGTCCTCATTGGGGATGAGCCAGAGCATGGCATGGAAAACCTGCTGGAGGTGCAAGTACCTGAGGATATTGAGCGACAGCTGCAGCAGCAGGACCGCCAGGAGCAGAGCAGTGCGAGCGGTGCGGCAGCAGCTGGAGCTGTGGCCCCAGAGACGCGCGCAGAGGGAGCTGCACCCACCTGAGGCCCGCGAAGCCTGCCGCCAGCCCTGGGCCCACCTCTGCTCGCCATCCGTCCAGGCCTCCCAGACCGGGTCTGTGTGCAGCCGCCCGCAGGCCTCTGGGTCCCCTGGCTCTGAGGGTGCGCCTTGCTGAGAAGCAGAGCTGTTCTTAAGCTCCAGGTCTTTGCTGAGGGTTGAGGGTGCCTCCCTGTGCCCTGTTGGCTCCAGCAAGAAGGCTGGTTGCTCAGAGGAGGACTGTTCAGCCAGAGCTGGCCCAACCCTGTGACTTGCTCAGGTATCTCCACGGGGATGGCCAGCAGGGCCGGACAGAAAAACACTGCAAGCCCGAGGGGCTAGCTGGAGCTTCCCAGTCCCAACGGTGCTACGGGGGTCTGGGCATAGGGGGGCACCCAGGTGCTTGCAGTGCCCCTTGGTACCAGTCCCACCCCAGGCCCCTCCATCCTGGGGCCCTGCCTGAGACCCAGCCTCAAAGGGCTCACCTGTTGAGGTTTTCACCAGCCACAGCCTGTCGTGGGGTCTAGCCAGGGCTGCACCCCTGTGGCCTGTCCTCGGAGCACTTGCTGGGCGTTGCCTCCCCTTCATGCTCCCCACCTTTCCACTTGACCTGTGCCCAAACCTGCCCGCCGCTCTTTGCAAGCTCCTCAAGTCCTATTTCCCAGTCCTGGACTGAGCTGATGCCCTCGCTCTCCCCCACTAGCTAGGCCCTCTCGCTGGTCAGcctgcctgagcctcagctccccagAGCCCCTTGCCTGCCGAGCTGAGAGCCTCCCTGATGTGCCTGCAACCTTGCCCTGGGCTCGTCTTTCCCCTGACCACCCTCCAAAGCTGGAGACCGTCCCCTGGCGCGCCCATCAAGGCTGGTTTCTTCATGGGTGCCGGGTGCCGCCCTCCTCTGCGgtcccctctctcttccctccctccccccagataAGTGAAAGCTCTGGCCTGGAGGTGTGTGGACTGTTTTCCAGATGCCCCAAGGCCCGCGGCCCTCTTCCCGCGTTGAGAAGTCCACACCGTTGGCTCCACAGAATAAACGCTCTGTTTGGCCTTGCCCCCACCGTCCCGCCCGCCCTCAGTTAACCAAGTAGCGTCCAGGCACGGTCCGGATGGCAGACATGGAGCGTGGCGACAGCGGACGCCTGGAGGGGCTCACCGCGCGACTGGCTGTCTCCGTGCTCCAGAGTCCCAGCCCGGCAGGGTCGCACCTCGTCCCGGGGGAGACTCCGTGGGCTCGGGCGGCGGACCAGAGGCACTCTCAAGGGGGGTGCACTGTTGCTGGGGTCGCCGCAGGTGCAGGAGCGGCCTTGGGGGATCTGAGTCCGCGCTGGGCTCCACGTTGTCCGGGGACGTTGGGAGCTCAGACTCCTCGGGCTTCTTTGCAACTGACCGGAGTGGGAGGGTCAGGTGGGGCGCTGAGGAGCCGCCCACCTGCCCACACTGGTGGGCATGCAGCACCTGGTGTGACGCCGCTGAGCACGGTGCGGAAGAGCGTATGTGCGGCGGGCAGCCTCCCGTGCTGCGCGGCCACCTGCTGCAGGCCCAGGCGCGCTCGCGGGCGCAGCTGGCGCAGGCCTCGGATCAGGTCTTGGCACTCTGCGGGTGAGGGCTCAAGGATGCGGCCTACAGGTGCCACTGCCCTCTCGCGCCCCAGCCCGCAGCCATCACGGCCAACAATGCTGGCAGCTTGGAGATGTCATCCCGTTCAGTCTTCCCAAACGGCCGTAGGGTGTCCGTGTTTCACACGTGgggagacaggcagagagaggtgAGGCGCCCTGCCCTGGGCTAGCGCAGGGTTCAGGCTTAGCGGGGCCACCAACACATTTCCACCTCTCTGGACCCAGCTCTCTCTTGCCGCCCACCTGGGTGCGGGCTGGGACCTGGGAGGGACACAGGGTGGAGGCGCTCACCTGGGGACAGGCCTGGCCGTAAGGTGGGGCCCTGGCGCATCAGGTACCGCATGCGGTGGGGCTGGCGCTCCTTGAAGGGCAGGTTCCCGGTCACCATGGCGTAGAGGATGACACCTCTGGGGGCGTGGGCTTCCCAGGgcgtgccccctcccctcccctcctctccctagGGGTCCTGGAGCCTGTGAGGTGGCGCTCCCCGGCTCCACGGGTCAGCCTGCTCCCCGCTGTACTTGCTTGTGAGGACCTCCAGGGCTGTGTAGGCCACAGAGCCGCAGAAGCTGCTCAGCCGCGAGTTCTTAAGCCCCTACGGATTGGCAAAGCCGAAGTCTGCAGGGGGCATACagggagggcggggggggggcggggtgtaAGTGGGCTCCTGTGGTGGGCATGGGGTGTGTGGGGTGACTGCAAGTGTGGCTCTGGGCGAGGGTGGGGTGTAGGCCTCCTAGGGGGATTGAAGGACAAGGCAGGCTGGGGTCAGAAGTTTGGAGCAAGCCAGTGTAGACACTGGGTGCCTGGCTGGGGCGAGAGTGGGGAATGTGTGGCCCTCAGAAGTCGAAGACCTCAGTCAGTTGGcgcaggctgggggcagggttgCGGGCTGGGCCGCAGGCTCACCGCTTAGCTTTAGGAAGCCTCGGTCATCTAGCAGGATGTTCTCACACTTTAGGTCCCTGCATGGGGAAGCGGAGGTGAGGCTGGGCCTGAGCTCAGGCGGCTCTCTCCATGCGGTGGGCGGGTGGGCTGGGCGGCGCCCTCAACTGCCATGCCTGAGTTGGGGCAGTGCGCCGCAGCACTGGCTAGCTGCCGGCACAGCCTGTGGGCCCCCTGCTCCAGCCCCGGGCAGCGGCAGTCGTCGGACACGGCATTGATGTGCTCCGGCAGGTCACCACGGGCCGCTGGCTCCAGCACCAAGTAGGCACGCCAGCTGTTCCGGTAGGTCTTGTAGAGCTGCACCTACTGGATCCCGCCCGCCTGCCATCACCCTGAGGAGGGGCCGTCAGGTGCACTGGATTGGGGTCTCAGGATGGGGCTGGGCTCGAGCGTAAGGGTCCCAGGAGGGGAAGGCGgcaggcctgggctgggcaggaGGGGACCAGGATGTCTTGGGGTCTCTGCCCACCACGTTCAGGTGCTTGTAGGTAGCACTGAGTGACGAGATCTCACAGGGCAGGAACTTGCAGGAGAACTCCACAGAGGCCTCAGCGGTGGAGACGATCTTGATGGCCACCTGCGGGAGTGGAGGGTGGCCACTGTGCGAAGACCAGAGCCCCTCGGGGGCGGGATGTGGCAGAACAGGCCCTGTGGCCTTTGTGCATGTTGCTGAACTTGGCCGGGGCAAGGCTCGGTGAGCAGCGTCCTTGGGGGGCAGCTCTGGTCTCCTGCTCACTCCTGTCCCAGGCACTTATGTGTTCAAGGGGTCCAGGAACTGGGAGTGATCAGCCTGCCCGAGCCTTGGCCTTCAGGGAGGATGCAGGACCAGGAGGGGGCCAGAGCACCTGGAAAGTGCCTGAGTGGGGTTAGGACAGGGGcctcagggctgggctggagggtGAACCACGGATCCCCCACCCCATGGGGAGGAGGTGGCCTGCCTCTCTGTGGTGTGGCACGTACCCCGCAGGTCAGAGGCCAGCTTGGAGTTGTGCTGTGTGCGCTCCTGCGTGGCATAGGCCAGGTAGACTTTGGAGAAGGCCCCAGAGCCGATCTTCTTGGAGGAAGGCAGGTAGCTGTTGTCCCTGCATTCGCATACCTGCTCCATGAAGGCTCTCTGGTCCATGAAGGTCTGGTCTGACCTTCCGGAGGTCAGGGCACTGCGGAAGGGGTTGGGGCCATCCAGCTCACCGCAGGGCCGTGGGGATGGGGGACGGGAGGCGTGACTGAGGCCTGACCTGTTAGCGGGACAGGGGTGATGGGGCTGCAGGAGGCCAGCTGGGACCTGCGCCCCCTCAAGGCTGCAGCCAAGTTTCTGAAGTCTTCCTGGGACTGGGGCAGAGACACGGGAGGGACCAGGACTGAGAACTCGGGGTGGGAGGCTAACACAGCTGCACAACCATAGACTGGCACGGGGAAGGCAGGCTCTGGGATAGCGGGGGCAGATTCTGGAATGGAAGGTTCTGTAGCTGCACCTGCAGTGCACCCTCGAAGGGGGTGTCCTATCCCCCAGGACTTGCTTGCCCGAAGAACATCTTGCTggaaccagccctgccctgcGTGAGGCCCATTCTCTGGGGTGAGAACCCCAAGGGCCAAAAGAGGCGTTTTTTGGACAGTGCtgtgaggcttgcaggatcttatttccctgaccagggattgaatccaggcctttggcagtgaaagtgccaagtcacATCCACtggcctggggacttccctggtggcacagtggttaagaatccgcctgccaatgcaggggaccccggttcaatctctggtccaggaagatctcacatgccacggagcaactaagcccgtgcgccataactactgagcctgtgttctagagcccacgaaccaccactactgaagcccacgcgcctagagtctgTTCCCCAattagagaagccactgcaatgagaagcccacgcactgcaacgaagagtagtccctgctcgccgcaactagaggaagcccacgtgcaacactgaagacccaacgcagccaaaaaacaaaaacaaataaacaaaaaaaccactgGCCAGCCAGAGAATTCCCAAAGCCACCCAGCCTTCCTCTGCTCAGGCCTGGAAGCTTCTGCTCAGGCCAAGACCTGCTGCAGAGGCCTTTCCCCCAGAGCTGTATACACACTTGATGACACATTCCCAAGCAAGCAAGTAACCCTCGCCCCCGCCTGGGTCCACCTCAAACCCCAGCTCCAGGAGAGATGCGCCAGCATGGTCCCTCCCTTCTCCTGGCCCCTGGAGTCTTCTGTGAGTGCCTTTACCATGGGGAGCCAATGTTTCCTAAGTGCCTGCTGTGagccaggtgctgttctaaggGGCAACTACCAGCTCCCAGAGTCCTGCTCCTGTGCACAGACCGCACCCGACGTGCCTGTCCTGTGGTAGGCAGTTCACACCCAGGATTTCAAATCTGAGTAACACCAAGCGATGCCCCCTTTCCAGACGACACAACTGAGGCCCAAGTCGTAGTCTCTCTTCTGTGAGCTGGATGGCACAGTGGCTGGGAGCTGCCGTCCTGGCAGTGGCTGGGGACTGGACTTGTCTCCACCGGGATCCACGGTCCACAGGGTACTCCCACTGCAGGGAAAGCCTTAGAATGCTTAGAATTGAACTGCTGCGACACATTTTGTCATCCCTGTTGGACTGTGAGCTGCTTGAGAACAAGGCTGGTGTTTGATATTCCGTTGCTCACCCACAACCCTTGTCTAGCAAACTGCCTGGAGTATAGAAAATATGGGCAAACTAACTGGTTTGCTACTGACCTGGGGGTTAGGAAAAGAGAAGCTGCGCCAGGTATTTCAAGGGGAGGGTAAcgttatatttgtctttctctttctgacttacttcacttagcatgataatctctaggtccatccatgtccctgcaaatgccattatttcatccttttttatggttgaatagtattccattgtatatatgtgccacatcttctttatccattcatctgtcagtggacacttaggatgcttccatgtcttggctgttgtaaatagtgctgctattaacactgaggtgcatgtatcttttcaacttATAGTTtactccagatatatgcccaagagtgggattgctggctcatatggcaactctattttgggttttttgaggaacccccatactgtttgccatagtggctgcaccacttcacattcacaccaacagtgcaggagggttcccttttctccacaccctctccagcatttgttatttgtagactttttaatgatggccattctgactggtgtcagttttgatttgcatttctctaataattagcaatgttgagcatcttttcatgtgcctattggccatctgtatgtctttggagaaacgtcttctgtgcattaaaaaaaaataagtgtatttattttatttattttacttttgactgagttgggtcttcgttgctgcctgcaggctttctctagttgtggtgagccagggctactcttcgttgtggtgtgcaggcttctcattgcagtggcttctcttattgcagagcatgggctctaggcatgctggcttcagtagttgtggcacatgggctcagtagttgtggcttgcggactctggagcacagcctcagtagttgtggtgcacgggcttagttgctccgcagcatgtggcatcttcccggaccagggctcaaacccatgtcccctgcattggcaggcagattcttaaccactgcgccaccagggatgtcctttctgtgcatttttcgattgggttttttttttttattgatttctatgagctgtttgtatgttttggaaataaagccgttgttggtcgcatcatttgcaaatattttctgccattccataggatgtctttttgttttgtgtatggtttcctttgccgtgcaaaagcttttaagtttgattaggtcccatttatttatttttgcttttacttttttttttttttttttttgtggtacgcgggcctctcactgtcatggcctctcccgttgcggagcacaggctccagacgcataggctcagcggccatggctcacgggcccagccgctttgcggcacgtgggatcctcccggaccgggacacgaacccgtgtcccctgcatcagcaggcggactctcaaccactgagccaccagggaagccctgcttttacttttattgccttggaagactgacctaagaaaacattggtacgatttatgtcagagaatgttttgcctatgttctcttctaggagttttattttttaaaataaataaataaatttatttatttatttaatttatttatttttggctgcgctgggtctttgttgctgggcctgggcttttctctagttgtgggagcgagggctactcttggttgtggtgcgcaggcttctcattgtggtggcttctctttgttgcggagcatgggctctaggtgcttggtttcagtagttgcagcttgcgggctcagtagttgtggctcgcgggctctggggcgcaggctcagtagttgtggtgcacgggcttagttgctccgctgcatgtgggatcttcccggatcagggctgaAACCcggaacccgtgtctcctgcattgacaggtgggttcttaaccattgggccaccggggaagtccctaggaGTTTCATTGATGcctgctcatcttttttttttttttttgcggtacgcgggcctctcattgtcatggcctctcccgttgcgtagcacaggctccggacgcgcaggctcagcggccatggcccgctccgcggcatgtgggatcttcccagaccggggtatgaacccatgtcccctgcatcggcaggcggactctcaaccactgcgccaccagggaagccctatggctgCTCATCTTGATTCCCACGGTCTGTTGGCATACTGGACGTGTGCCTCCAGTTTGCGTGTATGTACCTTTTTGCGGAGGGTTCCTCGGCCCTGGGTCTCTCGGGTGTTGGTTGGGTGttcagtgtgtgtgcatgtgtgagagaTATAGGGCATGACAGTGCCTGTGTGTGTCCCGGTCAGGCCCACCTGGCGTGCGTACCTGGACAGGTATGTGCTTGTTAGAGGACCGGCTTTGGGCGCACTGACGCGCCGAGCCGGCGTCGCCGATGCCTCTCCCGGTATGTGGGGCGGTGTCTGTGTGCCGGGATCA
This sequence is a window from Orcinus orca chromosome 17, mOrcOrc1.1, whole genome shotgun sequence. Protein-coding genes within it:
- the HGH1 gene encoding protein HGH1 homolog, translated to MREDEGVVGGSAGGLASVGSPIVEAGPKAEAAKLLPFLALGARVDLQAAAAQHVLALTGSGPGRTLLAGQAALLRALVELAVAPPPAPARDAARALVNLAADPGLHEPLLAAEPGLPARLLGCALDPQWPWAEEAAAVLANLSREPVPCTALMAALAAAEPGESGLERLVLALCTPGYNARAPLHYLGPMLSNLSQRPATRAFLLNHDRCVVQRLLPLTQYPDSSVRRGGVVGTLRNCCFEHRHHEWLLGPEVDILPYLLLPLAGPEDFSEEEMERLPVDLQYLPQDKQRDPDADIRKMLIEAIMLLTATAPGRKQVRDQGAYLILRELHNWEPEPDVRVTCEKLIQVLIGDEPEHGMENLLEVQVPEDIERQLQQQDRQEQSSASGAAAAGAVAPETRAEGAAPT